A single region of the Actinoplanes sp. SE50/110 genome encodes:
- a CDS encoding beta-N-acetylhexosaminidase: MNEPLTSIVPRPARVTSGEGAFHLGPGTALDAGPALTGVAAWLRGALGRVIGGHLLPGPDGIRLRTVPELAPEAYQLEVRDTGIEIRGGSPAGVFYGAQTLRQMLPPVTLRRARLTDGPWTIPAGRVDDAPRFPWRGVMLDVARHFMPVADVLRLIDLIAFHKLNVLHLHLTDDQGWRLEVPGRPRLTSIGAWRPATMLGSRRHERFDARPHGGFYSDDDLREIVAYAADRHITVVPEVDMPGHMQAAIAAYPELGNGFSGDVRAGWGISPHVLNLGPEALDFCRTVLDHLCDLFPSELIGIGGDECPADEWHDSPVAQARIRAEGLGGPDRLQPWFTTRMAGHLATRGRRVFGWDEILAGGAPPGAVIAAWRGPGPAAHAARAGHPVVSCPDMSVYLDYRQSDDPGEPTPVGTRLTIEDVFAFDPVPPGLTPAETALVRGGQANLWTEHMESARRVDYQAFPRLCAFAEAVWGPAERDFTEFIRRLPAHLERLDALGVNYRPLSGPRPWDARPDAPGNPRTRNDRLAELREMTADLERERS, from the coding sequence ATGAACGAGCCACTTACGAGCATCGTGCCGCGACCGGCCCGGGTCACGTCCGGCGAGGGCGCCTTCCACCTCGGCCCCGGGACCGCGCTGGACGCCGGGCCCGCCCTGACCGGGGTGGCCGCCTGGTTGCGTGGCGCGCTGGGCCGGGTGATCGGCGGCCACCTTCTGCCCGGGCCGGACGGGATCCGGCTGCGGACAGTTCCGGAGCTTGCACCGGAGGCCTATCAGCTGGAGGTGCGCGATACCGGCATCGAGATCCGGGGCGGCTCACCGGCCGGCGTCTTCTACGGCGCGCAGACTCTCCGGCAGATGCTGCCCCCGGTCACGCTACGCCGCGCGCGCCTGACCGACGGCCCGTGGACGATTCCCGCCGGCCGGGTCGACGATGCGCCCCGCTTCCCCTGGCGCGGCGTGATGCTGGACGTCGCCCGCCACTTCATGCCGGTCGCCGACGTGCTCCGCCTGATCGACCTGATCGCCTTCCACAAGCTGAACGTGCTGCACCTGCACCTGACCGATGACCAGGGCTGGCGACTCGAGGTGCCCGGCCGCCCACGGCTCACCTCGATCGGCGCCTGGCGGCCGGCCACCATGCTAGGCTCCCGCCGGCACGAGCGGTTCGACGCCCGCCCGCACGGCGGCTTCTACTCCGACGACGACCTGCGCGAGATCGTGGCCTATGCCGCCGACCGGCACATCACCGTCGTCCCCGAGGTCGACATGCCGGGGCACATGCAGGCCGCCATCGCCGCCTATCCGGAGTTGGGCAACGGCTTCTCCGGCGACGTCCGGGCCGGCTGGGGCATCTCCCCGCACGTGCTCAACCTGGGACCGGAGGCGCTCGACTTCTGTCGCACCGTCCTCGATCACCTCTGTGACCTCTTCCCGAGCGAGCTCATCGGGATCGGCGGCGACGAGTGCCCCGCCGACGAGTGGCATGACAGTCCGGTCGCCCAGGCCCGCATCCGGGCCGAGGGTCTGGGCGGGCCGGATCGGCTGCAGCCCTGGTTCACCACCCGGATGGCCGGCCACCTCGCCACCCGGGGCCGGCGCGTGTTCGGCTGGGACGAGATCCTGGCCGGTGGCGCGCCGCCCGGAGCGGTGATCGCGGCCTGGCGTGGGCCCGGTCCCGCGGCGCACGCGGCCCGGGCGGGGCATCCGGTGGTGTCGTGTCCGGACATGTCGGTCTATCTGGACTATCGCCAGTCGGACGACCCCGGAGAGCCCACGCCGGTGGGCACCCGGCTGACCATCGAGGACGTCTTCGCGTTCGATCCGGTCCCGCCCGGTCTCACTCCGGCGGAGACCGCGCTGGTCCGCGGCGGTCAGGCCAACCTCTGGACCGAGCACATGGAGTCCGCCCGCCGCGTCGACTATCAGGCCTTTCCGCGCCTGTGCGCCTTCGCCGAGGCGGTCTGGGGGCCGGCCGAGCGAGACTTCACCGAGTTCATCAGACGCCTGCCGGCACACCTGGAACGCCTGGATGCCCTCGGTGTGAACTACCGGCCGCTGAGCGGGCCGCGACCGTGGGACGCGCGACCGGACGCGCCCGGCAATCCGCGTACGCGCAATGATCGTCTCGCGGAATTGCGGGAGATGACCGCGGACCTGGAGCGGGAGCGGTCATGA
- a CDS encoding helix-turn-helix domain-containing protein, whose amino-acid sequence MIIGIVVHSGQRGRFTEAARTLTGVSFAWAVYEREEEIRDRVTTLLAAGPLDGLLLGPVPHARAGDLVPPGLPVAITRAAALDLALAWARARGNGWPATPVSIDTFPDETVTEVADALALDRSAIATLPFRPEQPIAEVVAFHQEHLARTAAPYVITVRTGVAAALDGRTAVLQAMATPGTVRADLHDLVSRVRGQQADGQRFAAAVFRAPAPGAREALRQALSALPELADAWIDEHGPRAVIAFAPAGVFETLTSHWVSLPGGFHRGRRDHGQPGEPPAAEPDATVEDPAGPAVGFGIGASARSSVALAEQAADRAERAGSTSGYLITEDGVMIGPIGAADPPLAYSYREHGGLEELAVRAGLSAATMSRLAALERSLAGRAITPGELARALGITDPSGRRLIRKLGEAGLVAGEGSAQPHHKGRPTRLYRLTIQAALTAGGAG is encoded by the coding sequence ATGATCATCGGGATCGTGGTCCACTCGGGTCAGCGGGGCCGCTTCACCGAGGCGGCCCGCACGCTGACCGGCGTCTCCTTCGCCTGGGCCGTCTACGAGCGGGAGGAGGAGATCCGGGACCGGGTCACCACGCTCCTGGCCGCCGGCCCGCTCGACGGTCTGCTGCTCGGGCCGGTCCCGCACGCCCGAGCCGGCGATCTGGTGCCGCCCGGTCTACCCGTCGCGATCACCCGGGCGGCCGCGCTCGACCTCGCCCTCGCCTGGGCCCGGGCCCGCGGCAACGGCTGGCCCGCCACCCCGGTCAGCATCGACACCTTCCCCGACGAGACGGTCACCGAGGTGGCCGACGCGCTCGCCCTCGACCGTTCCGCCATCGCCACCCTTCCGTTCCGGCCCGAGCAGCCGATCGCCGAGGTGGTGGCCTTCCACCAGGAGCACCTGGCGCGCACGGCCGCGCCCTACGTCATCACCGTCCGCACCGGGGTGGCCGCGGCGTTGGACGGACGGACAGCGGTCCTGCAGGCGATGGCCACGCCCGGCACGGTCCGGGCGGATCTGCACGACCTGGTCTCCCGGGTGCGCGGTCAGCAGGCCGACGGGCAACGGTTCGCCGCCGCCGTCTTCCGCGCCCCCGCGCCCGGTGCCCGGGAGGCCCTGCGACAGGCCCTGTCCGCGCTTCCCGAGCTGGCCGACGCCTGGATCGACGAGCACGGGCCGCGCGCAGTCATCGCCTTCGCCCCGGCCGGGGTGTTCGAGACCCTCACCAGCCATTGGGTCAGTCTGCCGGGCGGCTTCCACCGAGGTCGCCGTGACCACGGACAGCCCGGCGAGCCCCCGGCGGCGGAGCCGGACGCCACGGTCGAGGATCCGGCCGGCCCGGCGGTCGGGTTCGGCATCGGCGCGTCCGCCCGCAGCAGCGTGGCGCTGGCCGAGCAGGCGGCGGATCGCGCCGAGCGCGCCGGGTCCACGTCCGGCTACCTGATCACCGAGGACGGCGTGATGATCGGCCCGATCGGTGCGGCCGATCCACCCCTGGCCTATTCGTATCGTGAGCACGGCGGTCTGGAGGAGCTCGCGGTGCGCGCCGGACTGAGCGCGGCGACGATGTCCCGGCTGGCCGCTCTGGAACGCTCCCTGGCCGGGCGGGCGATCACACCGGGCGAGCTGGCCCGGGCGCTCGGCATCACCGACCCGAGCGGGCGCCGGCTGATCCGCAAACTCGGCGAGGCCGGTCTGGTCGCCGGTGAGGGCAGTGCCCAGCCGCACCACAAGGGGCGCCCCACCCGCCTCTACCGGCTGACCATCCAGGCAGCGCTGACGGCGGGCGGTGCCGGATGA
- a CDS encoding amidohydrolase family protein, whose amino-acid sequence MTFDILLTGGTLLPAGPGPAGVRRNIGDVAIRDGRIAAIGPALPRDAHRVVDVSGRLVTPGLIDLHTHVGPGYWGIDPDPVAWHSGVTTWVDAGSAGAYTLDGLRRVAAAATVRVPALLNISAIGLAGRTGESRDLATCDVPLAIDTIQTHRELIRGVKVRIDRDTVGDNGIEPLRRGLTAAEACGVPVMVHIGTAPPRLDEVLDLLRPGDIVTHCASGIAAPLGPAVHAAAGRGVLLDLGHGSGGFAFDVLQAQLDAGLMPHTVSTDLHARSLYGPVFDLPTTMAKLLAVGVPLPEVIAAATVHPARALGLPGGTLAIGAPADLAIFRVRDEEFPVVDAHREVRISPVRLVNEATYVGGALLPPRLPAPPAPWIPLTEAQRAALDQRARHIRDLLATPLVGVDGLAEQFPRDQPRSS is encoded by the coding sequence ATGACGTTCGACATCCTGCTCACCGGCGGCACTCTGCTGCCGGCCGGCCCCGGGCCGGCCGGGGTCCGGCGCAACATCGGCGATGTCGCGATCCGGGACGGGCGCATCGCCGCGATCGGGCCGGCCCTGCCCCGCGACGCCCACCGCGTGGTGGACGTCTCCGGACGACTGGTCACCCCGGGCCTGATCGACCTGCACACGCATGTCGGACCGGGCTACTGGGGAATCGACCCCGACCCGGTGGCGTGGCACTCCGGGGTGACCACATGGGTGGACGCCGGCTCCGCCGGGGCGTACACGTTGGACGGACTGCGCCGGGTCGCGGCCGCGGCCACCGTCCGGGTGCCCGCCCTGCTCAACATCTCGGCAATCGGCTTGGCCGGCCGCACCGGGGAAAGCCGCGACCTGGCCACCTGTGACGTCCCCCTGGCGATCGACACCATTCAGACCCACCGGGAACTCATCCGCGGCGTCAAGGTGCGCATCGACCGGGACACCGTCGGCGACAACGGGATCGAGCCACTGCGCCGGGGCCTGACCGCGGCCGAGGCCTGCGGAGTGCCGGTGATGGTCCACATCGGCACCGCCCCACCCCGGCTGGACGAGGTGCTTGACCTGCTACGGCCGGGCGACATCGTGACGCACTGCGCCAGCGGCATCGCCGCCCCACTCGGCCCGGCGGTGCACGCGGCAGCCGGACGTGGCGTGCTCCTCGATCTCGGGCACGGCTCCGGCGGGTTCGCCTTCGACGTCCTCCAGGCGCAACTCGACGCGGGGCTGATGCCGCACACCGTCTCCACCGACCTGCACGCCCGGTCGCTGTACGGGCCGGTCTTCGATCTGCCCACCACGATGGCCAAACTCCTGGCGGTCGGTGTCCCGCTGCCCGAGGTGATCGCCGCGGCCACCGTCCACCCGGCCCGGGCGCTGGGACTCCCTGGCGGCACCCTCGCGATCGGCGCTCCCGCCGACCTCGCGATCTTCCGGGTACGCGACGAGGAGTTCCCGGTCGTCGACGCGCACCGGGAGGTCCGCATCTCGCCGGTGCGCCTGGTGAACGAAGCCACCTACGTCGGCGGCGCCCTGCTCCCGCCGCGGCTGCCGGCCCCACCCGCACCGTGGATCCCGCTCACCGAAGCTCAGCGCGCCGCCCTCGACCAGCGGGCGCGCCACATCCGTGACCTGCTCGCCACACCCTTGGTCGGGGTGGACGGGCTGGCCGAACAGTTTCCGAGAGATCAACCGAGGAGTTCATGA
- a CDS encoding RidA family protein, protein MPKRAVMTDKAAPVGGPYSHAVVAGDTIYLAGAIPALPDGTRVTGTFAEQAHAAFRNLAAVAEAAGASLDDAVRVGVYLRDFGDFAEMNEIYQQYIKGEHRPVRTTLPVPLVGFDIEIDAILYVGD, encoded by the coding sequence ATGCCCAAGCGCGCTGTGATGACCGACAAGGCGGCGCCGGTCGGCGGCCCGTACTCGCACGCCGTCGTCGCCGGCGACACCATCTACCTGGCCGGTGCCATCCCGGCGCTGCCCGATGGGACCCGGGTGACCGGCACTTTCGCCGAGCAGGCACATGCCGCCTTCCGGAACCTGGCCGCGGTCGCCGAGGCCGCCGGAGCGAGCCTCGACGACGCCGTGCGGGTCGGGGTCTACCTGCGGGATTTCGGAGACTTCGCCGAGATGAACGAGATCTACCAGCAGTACATCAAGGGCGAACACCGTCCCGTCCGGACGACTCTCCCGGTCCCGCTGGTCGGCTTCGACATCGAGATCGACGCCATCCTCTACGTCGGCGATTGA
- a CDS encoding serine/threonine-protein kinase yields the protein MPTPGELLGGRYRLDDRIAAGGMGEVWAATDAVLGRPVAVKTLLGDHGTDPGFLNRFRHEARAMAALRHPGVVAVYDFGDTGDGAYLVMAHVAGQPLNRVIADRGHLSVAETMSIVAQAGRALQAAHEAGIVHRDVKPGNLIIEPDGTVVLVDFGVARSANSMTLTGAREVVGTALYIAPEQVSKQATGPAADIYALGALAYHCLAGRPPFLGDNPLAVALQHVTDEPLPLSRDVPRQVRDLVGTALAKDPAERFPSAAAMAAAAEVAAQEIAGGGVAARTGASLAALSAAPGSMPGFPAAAATSGSIPGTPTAAATPGSTPGTPTAAATPGSTPGTPTAAATPGSTPGTPAAATAIDATAGSGTMPDRPGQTTSATPGISDGSAAESAGIGTGGQNTAARTDIAEQNQNTAARTGVAGQARNTEAGAGGGGRDDVTQAVAAAAGAGIVARAMVGAPRYEDRPPVGPVRDGHTMADGGFTALDVASAPGATAAPQSGANPRSDVDPRSDVDSPVVAPRRAGIGATSLAAGAAAGSAVANGGAGRPGGRFATGGNAPGTSQGEASLPAYETAGRAAASGATVGRADGGAGAGGARRGLVVAGVVLLVLLGLGAVVALADPFGWFGDEPSGGAPGGAVKPSAVVSHRPSTGAVKNGGGHSSQPRRSSAPALPGGNATAPTGAATGKPTPTETAGGETSAPAEDPTTAQPTETSKDDSGGTGGGEDNNDSGSGKSGSDTEN from the coding sequence ATGCCTACACCCGGAGAGTTGCTCGGTGGACGGTATCGGCTGGACGACCGGATCGCGGCCGGTGGCATGGGCGAGGTCTGGGCGGCGACCGATGCCGTGCTGGGCCGGCCGGTCGCGGTCAAGACGCTGCTCGGTGACCATGGGACTGATCCCGGGTTCCTGAATCGGTTCCGGCACGAAGCCCGGGCGATGGCCGCGCTGCGCCATCCGGGTGTCGTGGCGGTGTACGACTTCGGGGACACCGGGGACGGCGCCTACCTGGTCATGGCGCATGTGGCCGGGCAGCCGCTGAACCGGGTGATCGCGGACCGGGGACATCTGTCGGTGGCCGAGACCATGTCGATCGTGGCGCAGGCGGGGCGAGCCCTGCAGGCGGCGCACGAAGCGGGGATCGTCCACCGGGACGTCAAGCCCGGGAACCTGATCATCGAGCCGGACGGGACGGTGGTGCTGGTCGACTTCGGGGTGGCCCGATCGGCGAACTCGATGACGCTGACCGGCGCGCGTGAGGTGGTGGGCACGGCGCTGTACATCGCTCCGGAGCAGGTGTCCAAGCAGGCCACGGGGCCGGCGGCGGACATCTACGCGCTGGGGGCGTTGGCGTATCACTGTCTTGCCGGGCGGCCGCCGTTCCTCGGTGACAATCCGCTGGCTGTGGCGCTGCAGCACGTCACCGACGAGCCGCTGCCACTGTCCCGGGACGTGCCACGGCAGGTGCGGGACCTGGTCGGGACCGCGCTCGCGAAGGATCCGGCGGAACGGTTCCCGTCCGCTGCCGCCATGGCCGCAGCCGCGGAGGTCGCCGCTCAGGAGATTGCCGGCGGGGGCGTCGCCGCGCGGACCGGGGCTTCGCTCGCTGCGCTGTCCGCCGCCCCGGGCTCGATGCCCGGCTTCCCCGCGGCGGCGGCCACCTCAGGCTCGATACCCGGCACCCCGACAGCCGCAGCCACCCCAGGCTCGACGCCCGGCACCCCGACAGCCGCAGCCACCCCAGGCTCGACGCCCGGCACCCCGACAGCCGCAGCCACCCCAGGCTCGACGCCCGGCACCCCGGCAGCGGCGACGGCAATCGACGCGACGGCAGGCTCTGGGACCATGCCGGACCGGCCCGGTCAGACGACAAGCGCCACACCCGGGATCAGCGACGGGAGCGCTGCCGAGAGCGCCGGGATCGGGACCGGCGGCCAGAACACGGCCGCCAGAACCGACATCGCCGAGCAGAACCAGAACACAGCCGCCAGGACCGGCGTCGCCGGCCAAGCCCGGAACACGGAGGCCGGGGCCGGTGGAGGCGGACGGGATGACGTGACCCAGGCGGTGGCGGCAGCGGCGGGGGCGGGAATCGTCGCCCGGGCCATGGTGGGAGCGCCTCGGTATGAGGATCGTCCGCCGGTCGGTCCGGTGCGTGATGGACACACGATGGCTGACGGGGGCTTCACCGCGCTGGATGTGGCTTCGGCGCCCGGAGCGACAGCGGCTCCACAGAGCGGAGCGAATCCGCGGAGCGACGTGGATCCACGGAGCGACGTGGATTCACCGGTCGTGGCGCCGCGGCGGGCTGGCATCGGGGCGACTTCGCTGGCAGCGGGTGCCGCTGCGGGGAGCGCGGTCGCAAACGGCGGTGCGGGCCGCCCCGGTGGGAGGTTCGCCACCGGTGGCAACGCCCCAGGGACCAGCCAGGGCGAGGCCTCCTTGCCGGCATACGAAACAGCCGGCCGGGCAGCTGCAAGCGGGGCAACGGTCGGCCGGGCAGATGGTGGGGCAGGTGCTGGCGGGGCCAGGCGCGGGCTGGTCGTCGCCGGCGTGGTCCTTCTGGTTCTGCTGGGACTCGGGGCGGTCGTGGCGCTGGCCGATCCGTTCGGCTGGTTCGGGGATGAGCCGTCGGGCGGGGCTCCGGGTGGGGCGGTGAAGCCGTCGGCGGTTGTCTCGCACCGGCCGTCGACCGGGGCGGTGAAGAACGGCGGTGGGCATTCGAGTCAGCCGCGGCGGTCGAGTGCGCCCGCTCTGCCGGGCGGGAACGCCACCGCGCCGACCGGGGCGGCGACCGGGAAACCTACCCCGACGGAGACCGCGGGAGGCGAGACCAGTGCGCCGGCAGAGGATCCGACGACGGCGCAGCCTACGGAGACGTCCAAGGATGACAGCGGCGGCACCGGTGGCGGGGAGGACAACAACGATTCCGGAAGCGGAAAGAGCGGCTCCGACACCGAGAACTGA
- a CDS encoding urease subunit gamma: MFLSRHEQERLLIHVAADVAQKRRDRGLKLNHPEATAIITAFLLEGARDGRSVDELVAAGGRVLTRDDVLPGVPEMIAEVRVEATFPDGPRLIAVPGPIA; the protein is encoded by the coding sequence TTGTTCCTCAGCCGACATGAGCAGGAGCGTCTGCTCATCCACGTGGCGGCCGACGTCGCCCAGAAGCGGCGGGATCGGGGGCTCAAGCTGAATCACCCCGAGGCTACCGCGATCATCACCGCCTTCCTTCTGGAAGGGGCCCGGGACGGCCGGAGCGTCGACGAGCTGGTGGCCGCGGGCGGTCGGGTGCTGACCCGGGACGACGTGCTGCCGGGCGTGCCCGAGATGATCGCCGAGGTGCGGGTGGAAGCCACCTTCCCGGACGGTCCGAGGCTGATCGCCGTGCCCGGGCCGATCGCATGA
- a CDS encoding amidohydrolase family protein — protein MTSLDRGRYAALYGPTAGDRIRLADTDLLLEVEEDRSAGPRPGDEAVLGVIRESVGQSRAARADGTPDTVVTGVVVLDHWGVVKADVGIRDGRITAIGKAGNPDIMDGVHPDLVIGASTEIITGNGRILTAGAVDSRAHLIRPAVLDAAVAAGITTVVGGGTGPAEGARGATVTPNVWHLARMLAAIDTFPVNVLLLGRGDTVSPEAMWEQLRGGAGGFALHEDGGCTPAAIDACLRVCDASGVQAAIHAGTRNEAGSVDDTVRAIGGRPVHAGAAAAMITVAAQPNVLPSSADPAGSATPATDLLHDLGAVSMIGSGATGRPGEVILRTWRTAHAMKAWRGPLAGDGSSDNNRIRRYVAKYTICPAIAHGMAAQVGSVEPGKLADLVLWDPAFFGVRPVLVLKGGMIAYAQTGDAAASTLPPQPAMPRPMFGAHGVVPAHTSLAFVAPAAIDALLSDRIGVRRALVPVGDTRAAGKADLPLNDAMPRIEVHAGSGEVRVDGEVVQPQPVTEMPLAQRYFLF, from the coding sequence GTGACCTCTCTGGACCGCGGCCGCTACGCGGCGCTGTACGGCCCGACCGCCGGTGACCGGATCCGGCTGGCCGACACCGACCTGCTGCTGGAGGTGGAGGAGGACCGCAGTGCCGGCCCACGGCCGGGGGACGAGGCGGTCCTCGGCGTGATCCGCGAGTCGGTGGGGCAGTCCCGGGCGGCGCGGGCCGACGGGACGCCGGACACGGTGGTCACCGGGGTGGTGGTGCTGGACCACTGGGGTGTCGTGAAGGCGGACGTCGGCATCCGGGACGGCCGGATCACCGCGATCGGCAAGGCCGGCAACCCGGACATCATGGACGGTGTCCATCCGGACCTGGTGATCGGGGCGAGCACCGAGATCATCACCGGGAACGGCCGGATCCTGACGGCCGGCGCGGTCGACAGCCGGGCGCACCTGATCCGCCCGGCCGTCCTGGACGCCGCGGTCGCGGCCGGGATCACCACGGTCGTCGGCGGCGGCACCGGGCCGGCCGAGGGTGCCAGGGGAGCCACGGTCACCCCGAACGTCTGGCATCTGGCCCGGATGCTGGCGGCGATCGACACCTTCCCGGTCAACGTGCTGCTGCTCGGCCGCGGTGACACGGTGTCGCCGGAGGCGATGTGGGAACAGTTGCGCGGCGGGGCCGGCGGCTTCGCGCTCCACGAGGATGGGGGCTGCACGCCGGCCGCGATCGACGCCTGCCTGCGGGTGTGTGACGCGTCCGGGGTGCAGGCGGCGATCCACGCCGGCACGCGCAACGAGGCCGGTTCCGTCGACGACACGGTGCGGGCGATCGGCGGACGGCCGGTCCACGCCGGGGCCGCGGCGGCGATGATCACGGTGGCCGCGCAACCCAACGTGCTGCCGTCGTCGGCGGATCCGGCCGGGTCGGCGACGCCGGCCACGGATCTGCTCCACGATCTCGGCGCCGTCTCGATGATCGGGTCGGGGGCGACGGGCCGCCCCGGCGAGGTGATCCTGCGGACCTGGCGGACAGCGCATGCGATGAAGGCGTGGCGCGGTCCGCTCGCCGGTGACGGTTCGTCGGACAACAACCGGATCAGGCGGTACGTCGCCAAGTACACGATCTGCCCGGCCATCGCTCACGGGATGGCCGCCCAGGTCGGTTCCGTGGAGCCGGGAAAGCTCGCCGACCTGGTCCTCTGGGATCCGGCGTTCTTCGGTGTCCGTCCCGTGCTGGTGCTCAAAGGCGGCATGATCGCGTACGCGCAGACGGGTGACGCAGCCGCGTCGACCCTGCCGCCGCAGCCGGCGATGCCCCGCCCGATGTTCGGCGCCCATGGCGTGGTGCCGGCCCACACCTCGCTGGCGTTCGTCGCGCCGGCCGCGATCGACGCCCTGCTCAGCGACCGGATCGGGGTGCGACGCGCGCTGGTCCCGGTCGGCGACACCCGGGCGGCCGGCAAGGCGGATCTGCCGCTGAACGACGCGATGCCCCGGATCGAGGTGCACGCGGGCAGCGGCGAGGTGCGGGTCGACGGCGAGGTGGTGCAGCCGCAGCCGGTCACCGAGATGCCGCTGGCGCAGCGGTACTTCCTGTTCTGA
- a CDS encoding alcohol dehydrogenase catalytic domain-containing protein — translation MRAIVIDSARARPEVREVPEPTAPPGGVVVRVMATGLCRSDWHGWAGHDDDITFPHVPGHELAGEVTAVSPGVTRWQPGDRVTVPFVCGCGRCDWCRTGQAQVCPAQQQPGFTHAGSFAESVALHAADTNLVAIPAGVSFTTAASLGCRFATAYRGLAGRARVTAGEWVTVVGAGGVGLSAVMIARALGARVIAVDRNPRALAAAAAIGAGHTVLTGAGVDVPGAVAELTDGGSHVSVDAVGSEQTCADAILALRRQGRHVQIGLLPPVGGHPRVPMSRVIGWELDVLGSHGMAAADYPAMMALIEQGRLRPDRLIERTVGLGEAAALLPGFDQATVAGMTMIDPAR, via the coding sequence GTGCGCGCCATCGTGATCGACTCCGCCCGTGCCCGGCCCGAGGTGCGGGAGGTGCCCGAGCCCACCGCCCCGCCCGGCGGCGTGGTCGTCCGGGTGATGGCGACCGGCCTGTGCCGCAGCGACTGGCACGGCTGGGCCGGGCACGACGACGACATCACCTTCCCGCACGTGCCGGGCCACGAACTGGCCGGCGAGGTGACCGCGGTGAGCCCGGGGGTGACCCGCTGGCAGCCCGGCGACCGGGTGACCGTGCCGTTCGTCTGCGGCTGCGGGCGCTGCGACTGGTGCCGGACGGGTCAGGCCCAGGTCTGTCCCGCGCAGCAGCAGCCGGGATTCACCCACGCGGGCTCGTTCGCCGAGTCGGTCGCCCTGCACGCCGCCGACACCAACCTGGTCGCCATCCCGGCCGGCGTCTCGTTCACCACCGCGGCGAGCCTGGGCTGCCGCTTCGCCACGGCGTACCGCGGGCTGGCCGGCCGCGCCCGGGTCACCGCGGGGGAGTGGGTGACCGTGGTCGGCGCCGGTGGCGTCGGCCTGAGCGCCGTGATGATCGCGCGGGCTCTGGGCGCCCGGGTGATCGCCGTCGACCGCAACCCGCGAGCCCTGGCCGCGGCCGCCGCGATCGGCGCCGGGCACACCGTGCTGACCGGAGCCGGCGTCGACGTCCCCGGCGCGGTGGCGGAGCTGACCGACGGCGGCAGCCACGTGTCGGTCGACGCCGTCGGCAGCGAGCAGACCTGCGCCGATGCGATCCTCGCGCTGCGCCGGCAAGGGCGGCACGTGCAGATCGGGCTGCTGCCCCCGGTCGGCGGGCACCCGCGGGTGCCGATGTCCCGGGTCATCGGATGGGAACTCGACGTGCTGGGCAGCCACGGGATGGCGGCCGCCGACTACCCGGCGATGATGGCCCTCATCGAGCAGGGCCGGCTGCGGCCCGACCGGCTGATCGAACGCACCGTCGGGCTCGGCGAGGCCGCGGCCCTGCTGCCCGGTTTCGATCAGGCCACCGTCGCCGGGATGACGATGATCGACCCGGCCCGCTGA
- a CDS encoding sigma-70 family RNA polymerase sigma factor, with the protein MTATTELPATIGVIHDAPSARDIEDLIREHMPMVGHLVRELLNRVPGHVHADDLSSAGFAALLGAARSFDVTRGIPFHRFAAVRIRGALLDELRGQDWASRSVRARARRAATARQELTAALGRTPSDAEVAEMLGVGISELASVEDDVQKASLLSLQGFPTGAAEEMVPELSEGPEDLLLKRERLGYLHQAIQALPERLRQVVEESFLQEQPLSEVAARLGVTESRISQLRTEALRLLREGLNSSLAPELLTVAAGGPRTRKGCLQRRRSEYFAKVQQQGNLHTRLALTDSHGVPIAVAA; encoded by the coding sequence GTGACCGCCACGACCGAACTCCCCGCCACCATCGGCGTCATCCACGACGCGCCCTCCGCGCGCGACATCGAGGACCTGATCCGCGAACACATGCCGATGGTTGGCCATCTGGTCCGGGAACTGCTCAACCGGGTGCCCGGCCACGTCCACGCAGATGACCTCTCATCAGCCGGTTTCGCGGCGTTGCTCGGAGCGGCCCGCTCCTTCGACGTGACCCGCGGCATCCCGTTCCACCGCTTCGCCGCGGTCCGGATCCGCGGCGCGCTGCTGGACGAGCTTCGGGGTCAGGACTGGGCCAGCCGATCGGTGCGGGCCCGGGCCCGGCGGGCGGCCACCGCCCGCCAGGAGCTCACCGCCGCCCTCGGCCGCACCCCCAGTGACGCCGAGGTCGCCGAGATGCTCGGCGTGGGGATCTCCGAACTGGCCAGCGTCGAGGACGACGTGCAGAAGGCGTCGCTGCTGAGCCTGCAGGGCTTCCCCACCGGGGCGGCCGAGGAGATGGTGCCGGAACTGTCCGAGGGCCCCGAGGACCTGCTGCTCAAACGGGAACGCCTCGGCTACCTGCACCAGGCCATCCAGGCGCTGCCCGAACGGCTTCGCCAGGTGGTCGAGGAGTCGTTCCTGCAGGAACAGCCGCTCAGCGAGGTGGCCGCGCGGCTCGGGGTGACCGAGTCCCGCATCTCCCAGCTGCGCACCGAAGCGCTGCGCCTGCTCCGCGAGGGGCTGAACAGCTCGCTCGCGCCGGAACTGCTCACCGTCGCGGCCGGTGGCCCGCGTACCCGCAAGGGCTGCCTGCAGCGGCGGCGCAGCGAGTATTTCGCGAAGGTGCAGCAGCAGGGGAACCTGCACACCCGGCTGGCGCTCACCGACAGTCACGGCGTACCGATCGCGGTCGCCGCGTAA